A genome region from Solanum pennellii chromosome 12, SPENNV200 includes the following:
- the LOC114075206 gene encoding E3 ubiquitin-protein ligase RING1-like produces MENLREEFDRSDIIRDMIDKIRGIVVDESNNGREKVEVFVSIMFIVECFVDKNILSDDCVICFEELGKEGEVMCTPCSHVFHEDCIAKWLEKGNSCPICRHDLSDI; encoded by the coding sequence ATGGAGAATTTGAGAGAGGAGTTTGATCGTAGTGATATCATCCGTGATATGATAGATAAAATACGTGGCATTGTTGTTGATGAGTCTAATAATGGACGTGAAAAAGTGGAGGTGTTTGTTAGTATAATGTTCATCGTTGAATGTTttgttgataaaaatattttgagtgaTGATTGTGTTATTTGCTTCGAAGAGCTTGGGAAGGAGGGAGAGGTGATGTGCACACCTTGTtcacatgtgtttcatgaggATTGTATTGCAAAATGGTTAGAAAAGGGCAATTCTTGCCCTATTTGTCGTCATGATCTCTCAGACATCTAG
- the LOC107007672 gene encoding uncharacterized protein LOC107007672 isoform X3: MKSSMKRGNSFAFLTLDINELEHSKQVNLPRVTVVMPLKGFGEHNLHNWRSQITSLYGGPLEFLFVVESTADPAYHAVKCLLADFKDAVEAKVIVAGLSTTCSQKIHNQLVGVEQMHKDTKYVLFLDDDVRLHPGSIGALTTEMEKNPDIFIQTGYPLDLPSGTLGSYCIYGYHMPCSMGFATGGKTFFLWGGCMMMHANDFRTDRHCVVSGLRDGGYSDDMTLAAIAGAHKRLITSPPVAVFPHPLATDLTFPRYWNYLRKQTFVLESYTTKVNWIMNRALFTSHCYLSWGFVSPYIMAGIHVAAALRHYLKENSLEGTAMTCNGLLLVACLAVCTVIELLSMWNLTRIEVHLCNMLSPEAPQLSLASYNWCLVFIAMLVDNFLYPLSAMRSHLSQSINWSGIRYHLKDGKICKIDRHKHLVPKITDLAGKDLLGKQGSIPKVAIISTLSRTLAQWRQPKKYNI, from the exons TTTAAAAGGGTTTGGCGAGCACAATCTACACAACTGGAGAAGTCAG ATCACGTCTCTTTATGGTGGTCCTTTGGAGTTCCTTTTTGTGGTTGAAAGTACTGCTGATCCTGCTTATCATGCTGTGAAGTGTTTATTAGCGGATTTTAAG GATGCTGTTGAGGCTAAGGTTATTGTAGCTGGTCTGTCAACAACTTGTAGTCAGAAGATTCACAATCAATTG GTTGGGGTGGAACAAATGCACAAAGATACGAAGTATGTTTTATTCCTTGACGACGATGTTAGGTTGCACCCTGGGTCAATTGGGGCCCTTACTACTGAAATGGAGAAGAATCCAGAT ATCTTTATTCAAACAGGATATCCTCTTGATTTACCATCTGGAACTTTGGGAAGTTACTGCATTTATGGATACCACATG CCATGTTCAATGGGATTTGCTACTGGTGGAAAAACATTCTTTCTGTGGGGAGGATGCATGATG ATGCATGCAAACGATTTTAGAACCGACCGCCATTGTGTAGTGTCAGGGCTTCGAGATGGGGGCTACTCAGATGACATGACTCTAGCAGCTATAGCAG GTGCACACAAGAGGCTTATTACATCACCACCGGTTGCAGTCTTTCCACATCCTCTTGCAACTGATCTTACCTTCCCTAG ATATTGGAATTATTTGAGGAAGCAAACATTTGTACTCGAATCATATACAACAAAGGTGAACTGGATCATGAATCGGGCTTTATTTACATCCCACTGCTATCTGTCTTGGGGTTTTGTATCTCCATACATCATGGCGGGGATTCATGTAGCAGCAGCACTGAGACATTACCTTAAAGAAAACTCTCTTGAGGGTACAGCCATGACATGTAATG GGTTGTTACTTGTTGCATGCCTTGCTGTATGCACAGTGATTGAACTCCTTTCCATGTGGAACTTGACAAGAATCGAAGTTCACTTGTGCAATATGTTGTCTCCCGAGGCACCTCAACTGTCACTCGCTTCTTATAACTGGTGTCTT GTATTCATTGCAATGCTGGTTGACAACTTTTTATACCCACTATCTGCTATGCGTTCTCATCTTTCTCAGTCCATCAACTGGTCTGGCATCCGATATCATTTGAAAGACGGGAAGATATGCAAG atCGACAGACACAAACACCTGGTTCCTAAAATTACAGATTTGGCAGGAAAAGATTTGCTTGGAAAACAAGGATCAATACCTAAGGTTGCTATTATTAGTACATTGTCCAGAACTTTAGCTCAATGGAGACAACCAAAGaaatataacatttag
- the LOC107005657 gene encoding cytochrome B5-like protein — MEIILATVVLGILLAVFIVIPRLRSKSVPQKRKVASNAQNKAVKSYSKAEVARHNKRTDCWIIIKDKVFDVTSYVEEHPGGDAILDHAGDDSTEGFYGPQHATRVFEMIDDFCIGDLEI; from the exons ATGGAGATTATTTTGGCGACAGTAGTGTTGGGTATCTTGCTAGCTGTGTTCATTGTGATACCTCGACTGCGGAGTAAATCTG TTCCGCAGAAAAGAAAGGTTGCCTCAAATGCTCAGAACAAG GCAGTCAAATCGTATAGCAAAGCTGAAGTTGCACGGCATAACAAGAGAACTGATTGCTGGATTATTATCAAAGATAAG GTGTTTGATGTTACCTCGTATGTCGAAGAACACCCAGGGGGTGATGCCATCCTAGATCATGCTGGTGATGATTCAACTGAAGGTTTCTATGG GCCACAACATGCTACGCGAGTATTTGAGATGATTGATGACTTCTGCATCGGAGATCtagaaatataa
- the LOC107005919 gene encoding E3 ubiquitin-protein ligase RZF1-like, whose amino-acid sequence MENLGEEFENNYRSDIIRYIISEVRDVFDDESNKGREKVEVSVDTIFVVKRFVDKSILTDDCMICLEELEKKGEVMCTPCSHVFHEDCIVEWLENGNACPICRHDFLNKDFSSSIH is encoded by the coding sequence ATGGAGAATTTAGGAGAGGAGTTTGAGAATAATTATCGTAGTGATATAATTCGTTATATCATAAGTGAAGTACGTGATGTTTTTGATGATGAGTCTAACAAGGGACGCGAAAAAGTGGAGGTGTCTGTTGATACAATATTCGTTGTTAAACGTTTTGTTGATAAAAGTATTTTGACGGATGATTGTATGATTTGTTTAGAAGAACTTGAGAAGAAGGGAGAGGTAATGTGCACACCTTGTTCACATGTGTTTCATGAAGATTGCATTGTTGAATGGTTAGAGAATGGAAATGCTTGCCCTATTTGTCGTCACGATTTCTTAAACAAAGATTTTAGTAGTTCGATTCATTGA